A single window of Solanum dulcamara chromosome 5, daSolDulc1.2, whole genome shotgun sequence DNA harbors:
- the LOC129889984 gene encoding probable (S)-N-methylcoclaurine 3'-hydroxylase isozyme 2, whose product MAQPFEILFLLPFFLLPLSFFLFKVFRSSNITKLPPGPTPWPVIGNIFHMGKMPHITLTNFAKTYGPIMSLKLGTKWLVVGSSPSAAIEILKTHDRILSGRNVPNAVPSKRSDLDKISMGWASECHNEWRYLRTLCRTELFAGKVLESQACLREKKVMELVEFLKSKEGQVVNIGELVFATMLNMLSNVLISKDMINLEKETEDSGIRNLVRGLVEAISAPNISDFYPILGKLDLQGLREKARYVMTEIRSNWESILEERRNNKESGSSRQHDFLEALLDNGFTNDCIHQLFVELLSAGSDTSTSTIEWAMAELIKNVESMKKVQDELEIELSESDYPKESLLLQLSYVQACVKETLRLHPPAPLLLPHSAIETCQVMSYTIPKDAQILVNVWAISRDPLIWEDPEMFRPQRFLSSDMDFKGNDFEFLPFGAGRRICPGLPMAAIKIPLLLASLVHFFDWELPHGKCLAELDMTEKFGVTLQKKEPLLLIPRVRK is encoded by the exons ATGGCTCAGCCATTTGAAATTCTTTTCCTGCTTCCATTTTTCCTCTTACCCTTATCTTTTTTCCTCTTCAAAGTTTTCAGATCATCAAACATCACAAAACTTCCACCAGGACCAACACCATGGCCAGTCATaggaaatatttttcatatggGAAAAATGCCTCACATAACTCTGACAAATTTTGCAAAAACTTATGGCCCCATTATGTCACTAAAGCTTGGAACTAAATGGCTAGTTGTTGGATCATCACCTTCTGCTGCTATAGAAATACTCAAAACCCATGATAGAATTCTGTCAGGGAGAAATGTTCCAAATGCTGTTCCATCAAAAAGATCAGATCTTGACAAGATATCAATGGGCTGGGCTTCTGAATGTCATAATGAATGGAGATACTTGAGGACTTTATGCAGAACTGAGCTTTTCGCTGGAAAAGTATTGGAGTCTCAAGCTTGTCTGAGGGAGAAAAAAGTGATGGAATTGGTTGAATTCTTGAAGTCAAAAGAAGGTCAAGTGGTGAATATTGGAGAACTAGTCTTTGCAACTATGTTGAACATGCTGAGTAATGTTCTGATATCTAAAGATATGATTAATTTGGAGAAAGAAACAGAAGATAGTGGGATTAGAAATCTGGTAAGGGGATTAGTGGAAGCGATCTCTGCTCCAAATATATCTGATTTTTATCCTATTTTAGGTAAGTTAGATCTTCAAGGTCTGCGAGAAAAAGCTAGATATGTAATGACAGAGATTCGTTCCAACTGGGAATCGATTCTTGAAGAAAGAAGGAACAATAAAGAGAGTGGTTCTTCTAGGCAACATGACTTCTTGGAAGCTCTACTTGATAATGGTTTTACGAATGATTGTATCCACCAGCTATTTGTG GAGTTACTCTCTGCTGGTTCAGACACCAGTACCTCAACAATTGAGTGGGCGATGGCTGAACTGATAAAAAATGTAGAGTCCATGAAGAAAGTTCAAGATGAGCTCGAGATAGAACTCAGTGAAAGTGATTACCCAAAAGAATCTCTATTGCTGCAGCTGTCCTATGTCCAAGCCTGTGTGAAGGAAACACTTAGGTTGCACCCTCCAGCACCATTGTTGCTTCCACATAGTGCTATCGAAACCTGCCAAGTGATGAGTTACACAATTCCTAAAGACGCTCAAATCTTGGTTAACGTCTGGGCTATTTCAAGGGATCCTTTGATATGGGAAGATCCAGAGATGTTTAGACCACAGAGGTTTCTGAGTTCTGATATGGATTTCAAAGGGAATGACTTTGAGTTCTTACCCTTCGGTGCAGGAAGGAGAATATGCCCAGGACTGCCAATGGCTGCAATAAAAATTCCCTTACTCCTTGCTTCACTTGTTCATTTCTTTGATTGGGAACTTCCTCATGGTAAATGTCTCGCCGAGCTAGACATGACTGAAAAGTTTGGAGTAACACTGCAAAAGAAAGAACCACTGCTTCTGATTCCCAGGGTCAGAAAATGA